A DNA window from Parabacteroides johnsonii DSM 18315 contains the following coding sequences:
- a CDS encoding thymidylate synthase — MKQYLELLDRVLREGVKKEDRTGTGTYSVFGHQMRFNLEDGFPLLTTKKLHLKSIIYELLWFLQGDTNAKYLQKHGVRIWNEWADPDGNLGHIYGFQWRSWPDYKGGSIDQISEAVKTIKQNPDSRRIIVSAWNVGDLDNMNLPPCHAFFQFYVANGRLSLQMYQRSADIFLGVPFNIASYALLLQMMAQVTGLKAGDFVHTLGDAHIYTNHLEQVKLQLTRDPRPLPRMEINPEVKDIFGFQYEDFNLTGYDPHPHIKGEVAV; from the coding sequence ATGAAACAGTATTTAGAATTACTCGATCGTGTCCTCCGTGAAGGAGTTAAGAAAGAAGATCGGACAGGAACCGGTACATACAGTGTATTCGGACATCAGATGCGCTTCAATCTTGAAGACGGTTTTCCTCTGCTCACTACAAAGAAACTGCATTTGAAATCCATTATATATGAATTACTTTGGTTTCTTCAAGGCGATACAAATGCAAAATACCTGCAGAAACATGGAGTGAGAATCTGGAACGAATGGGCCGACCCGGATGGAAACTTAGGGCATATCTACGGTTTCCAATGGCGTTCATGGCCGGACTATAAAGGCGGCAGCATCGATCAGATCAGTGAAGCGGTAAAGACAATCAAACAGAATCCGGATTCACGCCGCATCATCGTCAGCGCCTGGAACGTGGGAGATTTGGACAATATGAATCTGCCTCCCTGCCACGCCTTCTTCCAGTTTTATGTGGCCAACGGCCGCCTGAGCCTGCAAATGTACCAGCGCAGTGCCGATATTTTCTTAGGCGTACCTTTTAATATAGCCTCGTACGCCCTGTTATTACAAATGATGGCACAGGTAACCGGACTGAAAGCAGGAGATTTCGTCCATACACTCGGTGATGCACATATTTATACGAACCATCTTGAACAGGTGAAGTTGCAACTGACACGTGATCCGCGGCCTCTTCCCCGGATGGAAATCAATCCGGAAGTAAAAGACATATTCGGTTTCCAGTACGAGGATTTCAATCTGACAGGTTATGACCCTCATCCTCACATCAAAGGAGAGGTAGCCGTATAA
- a CDS encoding dihydrofolate reductase, translating to MSTISIVAAISDNNAIGKNLGLLWRMPADMKRFKDLTTGHAVIMGRKTFESLPNGGLPNRKNIVLTTMPEAGFINCFACESMHDALDICEKEENIFIIGGSLVYRQGLGIADKMYLTRIHGEFPDADAFFPVVNWDLWEEVERQEFPADEKNPYPYTFLTYVRKK from the coding sequence ATGAGTACTATTTCAATTGTAGCAGCTATTTCCGACAACAATGCGATCGGGAAGAATCTGGGTCTGCTCTGGCGTATGCCGGCAGATATGAAGCGTTTTAAAGACCTGACAACAGGACACGCCGTAATAATGGGACGTAAAACTTTCGAGTCTTTACCCAACGGCGGATTGCCCAATCGTAAAAATATCGTGCTGACCACCATGCCTGAAGCAGGTTTCATCAATTGCTTTGCCTGCGAATCCATGCATGATGCACTGGATATTTGCGAAAAGGAAGAAAACATCTTCATCATCGGAGGTTCTTTGGTTTACAGACAAGGATTAGGGATTGCCGACAAGATGTATCTGACCCGCATTCACGGAGAGTTTCCGGATGCAGACGCGTTTTTCCCCGTTGTCAACTGGGACCTGTGGGAAGAAGTGGAACGCCAGGAATTTCCTGCCGACGAGAAAAATCCGTACCCCTACACATTCCTGACTTACGTTCGTAAAAAATAG
- a CDS encoding aldose epimerase family protein, with protein sequence MKRLCMAVMAMCVLLSCTEKKEEATLSGLMKSNFVSEVQGKPTALYVLKNQNGAEACVTNWGGRLVSVMVPDKDGKMTDVVLGYDNIQQYVDNPNNNYGGLIGRYGNRIANGKFSLDGVEYQLPLNNNGHCLHGGPEGYHTVVWDAKQVNDQSVELTYLSKDGEAGFPGNLNLKVTYTLTNDNAVDIKYEATTDKPTVVNLTNHSYFNLSGVPGSQILDHTLMIAADTYVPVDATLIPTGTLDPVEGTPMDLRTAVAIGAHIDEPFEQLTYGKGYDHNWVLNNNCDINVLAAKAVSAKSGIGLEVYTNEPGIQFYAGNAMTKDGDKGKLGVIYPHRGALCLETQHYPDSPNQPGFPSVVLRPGEKYFSECIYKFTVEK encoded by the coding sequence ATGAAGAGACTATGTATGGCTGTCATGGCAATGTGTGTTTTGTTGTCATGTACTGAGAAAAAAGAGGAAGCCACTCTTTCTGGACTGATGAAATCTAATTTCGTATCAGAAGTACAGGGAAAACCGACTGCATTATATGTGTTGAAGAACCAGAATGGTGCGGAAGCCTGTGTGACAAACTGGGGCGGGCGCCTGGTGTCGGTTATGGTTCCTGACAAGGATGGCAAAATGACGGACGTTGTCCTGGGATACGATAATATCCAACAGTATGTGGACAATCCAAACAATAATTACGGCGGATTGATCGGCCGTTATGGAAACCGTATCGCAAATGGTAAGTTCTCGTTGGACGGTGTGGAATACCAGCTTCCGCTGAATAACAATGGGCATTGCCTGCATGGTGGTCCGGAAGGTTACCATACGGTTGTTTGGGATGCCAAACAGGTAAATGACCAAAGTGTGGAATTGACGTATCTCTCCAAGGACGGTGAAGCCGGTTTCCCCGGGAATCTGAACCTTAAGGTTACATATACATTGACGAACGATAATGCTGTCGATATCAAATATGAGGCTACAACAGACAAACCGACTGTTGTGAACCTGACGAACCATAGTTATTTCAATCTTTCCGGTGTTCCGGGTTCTCAGATCTTGGATCATACGCTGATGATTGCCGCCGACACATATGTCCCGGTAGATGCAACCTTGATTCCGACCGGTACACTTGACCCCGTTGAAGGAACTCCGATGGATTTGCGTACGGCTGTTGCCATTGGTGCGCATATTGATGAGCCGTTCGAACAGTTGACATACGGAAAGGGGTATGACCATAACTGGGTCTTGAATAATAATTGCGACATCAATGTATTGGCTGCAAAAGCTGTTTCTGCAAAAAGCGGTATCGGCCTTGAAGTTTATACAAATGAGCCGGGTATTCAGTTCTATGCGGGAAATGCAATGACAAAGGATGGTGATAAAGGCAAATTGGGTGTGATCTATCCGCATCGTGGTGCTTTGTGTCTGGAAACACAACATTATCCCGATTCTCCCAACCAGCCAGGCTTCCCGAGCGTAGTGCTGCGTCCGGGCGAAAAATATTTCAGTGAGTGTATTTATAAATTTACGGTTGAAAAGTAA